In [Leptolyngbya] sp. PCC 7376, a genomic segment contains:
- the cruF gene encoding gamma-carotene 1'-hydroxylase CruF translates to MKKISLKPEEYLLWSHVIAMVFGLAGLLLVLPHPGFIASLPEFGMVAFRLSMANGGVMYMVLGMLAIALYGYRLLGAVKLLTFLIPALAISVSAELMGTSTGFPFGAYHYTTGLGYKIAGLVPFTIPLSWFYLGFSSFLIARVGLQKYNLPRWAYTLAAIALGSLLLTSWDFVLDPGMSQTSVPFWEWEVVGPFFGMPYENFTGWFGTGTIFMGIASLFWGKKTMSFSREQLFVPFVMYLSNFVFATMMSLGGGIVGPLPLGFVLGLAPVVALYYSIPKASEQTTTTPVIEELPPTEKIPVVAGR, encoded by the coding sequence ATGAAGAAAATAAGTCTCAAACCGGAAGAATACTTATTGTGGAGCCACGTTATTGCAATGGTATTTGGTTTGGCAGGTTTATTGCTTGTTTTGCCGCATCCGGGATTTATTGCGAGTTTGCCTGAGTTCGGAATGGTTGCATTTCGATTATCGATGGCCAATGGTGGCGTAATGTACATGGTGCTTGGCATGCTGGCGATCGCCCTGTATGGTTACCGTTTGCTAGGTGCAGTGAAACTATTGACATTTTTAATACCTGCTCTGGCAATTTCTGTGTCAGCTGAACTAATGGGGACAAGTACTGGTTTTCCTTTTGGTGCATACCATTACACTACTGGCTTAGGTTACAAAATCGCGGGTCTTGTACCGTTTACGATTCCTTTATCTTGGTTCTATTTGGGTTTCAGTAGTTTCTTGATTGCGCGTGTCGGCTTACAAAAATACAATTTGCCTCGCTGGGCTTACACTCTCGCGGCGATCGCCCTCGGCTCTTTACTCCTAACTTCTTGGGACTTTGTCTTAGATCCCGGCATGAGTCAAACCTCTGTACCTTTTTGGGAATGGGAAGTTGTTGGACCTTTCTTCGGGATGCCCTATGAAAACTTCACTGGGTGGTTCGGCACAGGCACAATCTTTATGGGCATTGCCAGCTTGTTTTGGGGTAAAAAGACAATGAGCTTCTCCCGTGAGCAATTGTTTGTTCCTTTTGTGATGTACCTCAGTAACTTTGTCTTTGCGACAATGATGAGTCTTGGTGGTGGGATTGTTGGTCCTTTGCCTCTGGGTTTTGTCCTCGGCTTAGCACCTGTTGTGGCGTTGTACTACAGCATTCCGAAAGCGAGTGAGCAAACTACGACAACTCCAGTCATTGAAGAACTACCTCCCACTGAAAAGATTCCTGTGGTTGCAGGTCGTTAA
- the cruG gene encoding 2'-O-glycosyltransferase CruG encodes MDWLNLGLVDGLLLACLAIQGSAAIIVLARFSKGAFRRPPLTPQPSNSDNLASVTVVVPSLNEVERIQPCLNGLSQQSYEVREILVVDSNSTDGTRDKVLAAAQTDPRFRLLTDDPLPNDWVGRPWALNWGFEQSAPESKWFLGIDADTEPQPGMIASVLQAAEEEGFDLVSLSPQFILQYPGEWWLQPALLMTLLFRFDVAGIRNPNQESVMANGQCFLCKREVLEKVGGYSSAASSFCDDVTLARNIAKAGYKVGFLDGAKVIKVRMYEGMKETWEEWGRSLDLKDAASAGQLRVQVWLLTMVQGLPIPLSLLLLSVWQMGTDSLMFKSLFWLNVGLVVIRFAMLLAIAGSYDRSRHDNKNSLLFWLSPLADPLAVIRIFMSASAKSISWRGRTYRQT; translated from the coding sequence ATGGATTGGTTGAATTTGGGCTTGGTTGATGGATTGTTATTGGCGTGTCTGGCAATTCAAGGCAGCGCGGCAATTATCGTTTTAGCTCGCTTTTCGAAAGGTGCATTCCGTCGCCCACCCCTAACACCACAGCCCTCTAATTCCGACAATCTTGCCTCTGTGACGGTCGTTGTACCTAGTCTGAATGAGGTGGAAAGGATTCAACCTTGTCTTAATGGTCTGAGTCAGCAAAGTTATGAAGTCCGAGAGATTTTAGTTGTTGATAGTAATTCGACTGATGGTACGCGAGATAAGGTGCTAGCGGCAGCACAAACAGACCCACGGTTTCGACTGTTAACGGATGACCCTTTACCGAATGATTGGGTTGGTAGGCCTTGGGCATTGAATTGGGGTTTCGAGCAGAGTGCGCCGGAGAGTAAATGGTTTCTAGGGATTGATGCAGATACTGAGCCACAGCCGGGCATGATTGCGAGTGTTTTGCAGGCAGCGGAAGAAGAGGGGTTTGATTTGGTGTCGCTGTCACCGCAGTTTATTTTGCAGTATCCAGGTGAATGGTGGTTGCAACCGGCGCTATTGATGACGTTACTGTTCCGGTTTGATGTCGCAGGTATTCGTAATCCGAATCAAGAGTCAGTGATGGCGAATGGGCAATGTTTTCTGTGTAAACGTGAAGTATTAGAAAAAGTTGGCGGGTATAGTTCTGCTGCTAGTTCGTTTTGTGATGATGTGACGTTAGCGCGGAATATTGCAAAAGCTGGCTACAAAGTGGGTTTTCTCGACGGCGCAAAAGTGATTAAGGTGCGTATGTATGAGGGGATGAAGGAGACTTGGGAAGAATGGGGGCGATCGCTGGATCTGAAAGATGCGGCTTCGGCTGGTCAGCTGCGAGTTCAAGTTTGGTTATTAACAATGGTGCAGGGCCTGCCAATTCCTTTGAGCCTTCTGCTGCTGAGTGTCTGGCAAATGGGCACAGATAGCCTGATGTTTAAAAGTCTATTCTGGTTAAATGTGGGCTTAGTGGTGATTCGGTTTGCGATGCTGTTGGCGATCGCCGGTTCCTATGACCGTAGCCGTCACGATAATAAGAATTCACTTTTATTTTGGCTTTCTCCTTTGGCCGATCCCTTGGCTGTTATCCGAATTTTTATGTCAGCAAGTGCCAAATCGATCTCATGGCGTGGAAGAACTTATCGTCAAACCTAG